The genomic interval CACCGAGCTGAGAGGCAGTGACTTTTTTCACCGACGCTCACTAGTTATTATCTATATCAGCTAGTCTTAAAATACATTTGCTTAATGGCTGGTGGTCACGATCAGGGTACGTCGGAGGGGACTTCCCATGAACCAAATATCTGGGACAGCTTGTCTATTTAGTGCCATTGCCATGAATGCATCCAAAGGGCACAGGAAAAAGATAGGTGGGAATATACTTGCATTTCTATTACTCTGTCTTCTGTTGCCCCCACTGGAATCACATTGGGATACACATTCAGTGGGCGAATATAGCTCAGGAAATCCAGAATCTAGACAAAGGAATTGGAGATAGGAATCGTTCATCATTCCACCTTTAACACGCTCTGAGAACAAGGTCGCTTGTGAAAGTACTGAAGATGGAATGGACCAAGGAGCTCATGACCGGAATTATCCCAGTTCTCCACACTATCTAGCCAGTGGCTCTGACACTGCCCTACGGCATCATCCCCATCCTAATTAAGAACTCTGTCTCTGCTGTGAGCTACAAAAGAAACATCTAGGCTCCCAGAACGTCCCATTCACTTCTGCATAAGAACTCAGGTAGGAAGAACTCCAAGCCCATTCTTAGGGGGCTTACAGAGTCACTGTCTCCCTCACACACACTCCCCTTCACGGGGCTGCCACTTTTTATCCATCAAGTGtgcaaagccatcaagagtgtgTTACAGCAACCAGAAACCCCTGGATTAAGGACAAAGGTGGTGCaattaagaacttaagaacaggcccactggatcaggccataggcccatctagtccagcttcctgtatctcacagcggcccacccaatgccccagggagcacaccagataagtagagacctgcaaggcttcctgggaattgtagttaagaacataagaacagccccactggatcaggccataggcccatctagtccagcttcctgtatctcacagcggcccacccaatgccccagggagcacaccagataagtagagacctgcaaggcttcctgggaattgtagttaagaacataagaacagccccactggatcaggccataggcccatctagtccagcttcctgtatctcacagcggcccacccaatgccccagggagcacaccagataacaagagacctgcaaggcttcctgggaattgtagttaagaacataagaacagccccactggatcagaccataggcccatctagtccagtttcctgtatttcacagcggcccaccaaatgccccagggagcacaccagacaacaagagacctcatcctggtgccctcccttgcactggcattctgacatagcccatttctaaaatcaggaggttgcacatgcccattatggcttgtaacccctaatggatttttcctccagaaacttgtccaatccccttttaaaggcgtctaggccagacgccatcaccacaacctgttcTCAAAATCAGCAGCACCCACCATAGCCACAGTCCCAGGCAGCCAGAGCCTCCCATCTGAAGCACTGCAGCCTCATCCTGCAAGCATCAGCCAATGGAACCAGCAGTCTGAGGACATGCATTAGTTGTTTTGCTCCATCTCTTCTGCTTTTCTCAAATGGCAAACCTTCAAGTGTTTGCCATTCAATGTTTGAAGCCATGTAACGTTCTGTCTGCCCTGAGACAAGTAAGTGGCTTTCAGCAGGTCACACTCTCAACTGCCAGACCTAATGAAACAGGGTAATAAAGATACCGTCCTaatcttacaacaatcctgtaaggatGGCTTAGATCAAGTACGCAGGGTATCTTGAACATTCTTCCATGCTATTTCAATGCCAAGTATTGCTTTTGAGTCTTTCTCCAGCCCAAAAGTCTGTCTCCTATACCCAAACAGGATACAAAATCAGCACACTTAGAGCATGTCCATGCATCTACAACAGCTACTTCGTAGCTGAAAAGGAGAATACCACCTTTTACAAAATGAGTACAATCTGCCTACCTCACTGTAAGATGAATGAAATGAGAAGCAAGCCCTGTATGAACTCTCCCCAGtcctaaaaaggaaaaaaaaaattatagacaCATTTGCTCTATTATGAAGATGTGGAGCAGCATCAGTTTAAGAACAAAGTAGTAGGTTGTACCTAAAAGTCTGTTTCAGAAAACAGCAAAATGTTCTTTAGAGTACAAGCCCTCCCGACGAAACTTAGTGAGCCTATAGAATCCACTAGTGATGGCTCCTAGCTTAGACAAACTCATGGAGGGCACCTATGAACAGTTATCCACCCTTTCCACACCCAGAGGTACTAAGGACAAACGGCTATGGACAGTCGCCACCTCTGAGGTCTGACAagtggccttccagaggcctctggcTCAATAATGCTTGaggcaacagaatgcaggacaAATGGCCCTGAGACTAACCCCATAGAGATGGTTCTTGGTGTTCTGTGCTGCACATAGTAGAGCCTGGTACTAAACAAAATGTTGAACAGCAGTGACCATAAGACCATCACAGCTAATTCAGTTTCACTCGTCCTCAAACAGCTTTGGCTGAAAAGAACAATTTAGTCTTAAAAGGTTATGAAACTACAGGCTCAGATGGAACAAGCAAGCTATGCAAGAACCAGAGAGTCAACAGTGAAAGGAACGAAGGGGGGCGTTTGTTTTGGAaacatgcaaagcacttcactcaCCTGACCACTACGTTGGTCTTCCTTGTCCTTTCTCCAAACCACATTGTGGATGGCTTGACACTAATTATGTGCAGCTGCTTCCCATTCTGGGAGGTTATTCCACAGGGCAGCCTGTTCACTCGGAAGAACTCATCATCCTGAGGATAAACAGCATCGACTGAAACACAGGTAGATCCAGCATAAGCAGGTGCCTTTTTTGACACTGAGCAAGTCATTCTGGTAAGCGTCCTGCCTTCAGGCTTAGCAAGCACAACCACCAGCTTCTCATGCAACTTCCCCACTGTTTTGAAAATGAATCTGCTTGAAACACACTAGTTGCCTTTTCTTGTTCAGAGACTGCCTACCTGTACAGTCGGAATTCCCACATACGCACTTAGGTTCTCTTTCATTCCTGTTTTCATTCATAAGGATATCAGTGGGGGCTCAGAGTTCAAGGAGGTGGCCATCCAAGGCAGAGGCGGTCCTGAGCCTTCCCATGCCTCTGCCTTCGCCACCATCCCACCCCTGACTCAGAAGTATTTGTGAGTCACTGCCATCACAATTACTTCCGCAAGACTACCTGCTCCGTTCCCCCTTCAGAAGAAAAGGGGGAACAAAGGAGGCAGCCTAGGCCCTGATGGAGCCTTCCTTGCCGCTTGCAGGCAGTGTGAAAGGCTCCACCAGAGCGCTTTAGGGCCGCTAGAGACGGCACCCATGACAGATGACAGACAGATGAGTGCAGCTTCCAGCGGCCCCAAAGCACTCCGATGGAGCTCTTTGCACCGCTTACACGCAGCATGGAAGGCTGCTCCTGGAAGCAGCGCTCACCTGTCATGGACGCGGTCAGCAGTGGCCCCAAAAGCACTCCATTGGAGCTGGAGAAGTGGCACACATCTCCTCCGAAACTGGAGCAGGCATGTGCCACTTCCCGCCGCCCTGAGAATTCCCCCCTCCTTTCgctaaaggggaggggcagcccccAAGGCGGCACGGAGCCACACACAGAAGCCACTGTTGGGCTCTTGGCATACTGGGGAACGGGGGCAGGTCGCAGCGGTGTCCCCCCGCACAGCGTCTGGAGtatttgccccacttgcccccctTCAAGTATGCCACTGATCCAAGGCTTCGCTTTCATTTCTACAGTCAAAATGGGATTTGGGGCCTCTACTTGCCAGGCAACTTTCCCTGTATTGCCAGACTCAGCTCTTGCATGCTGACAAGAGCGTCGCCAAAAAACCAGACCACCTGCAAAGATGGAGATATCCAGATATTTGCTGAACTCCAGAAGTTGGCAGAATTTTGGAACTGCCAAAGACGGGATGCTGAAGGGGAAACACAGTctaaggaaaggggagggagctTTGATTCCCAGAGAGGCTTCATTCGTTTTCAGTACAGTCTGGGCGGGTCAAAATACCCAGGGAAACCCAGGCACTGCTGGGCCCTGAACCATCAGTCTTTGACGCCAACATGGCTGAAAGCAGAAAGAATCATTAATATGCACGTACCCTGGGATGGCGACAGGCGTGGATCTGCGTGTGCCGACTTGTGGTTATATGGCAGAGGATTTCTGGCATGTTTTTAAACATGTCCAGTTTGTTCACGTGCACCTAGGAAATCAAGTGGACTGTTACCAATGCCATTCCAGACTAGAACACAGCCATACACGTCTCCTCTAGAACACTGGCAAACCAAGAAGTACTTGGTTCTCCCTAGTTCAGTATTGATCTAGCCTCAAAAGAATTCTGACCCCACTCTCAGTTGCCCAGAGACTGAAGCAGCAAACAGCAGCTCCAGCCACAACTGAGGAGCTCCCGCATTGTTTTCTATTGTTCCTCCTCTTGGGGACCTTGATTGattgaaaggcagggtataaatccaCACACACTGATTGCAGCTGGTTTAtatttaattcagaaaaaaacgATGCTGGACAGATTGTCTTACCTTGACTCCAAGCTCCTCACTGAGGTTTGTGAATAAATATTCGTAGCCATAAGCTGCTTTGCAATTCAGCCACACCACATGATAAGGACTCAGTGTGATCCAGCTTCGAACCAACTCTAGTATGCCCTTCATGCATTCTTCCTGGTAcagaaaagtaaaaaataaatatagTTTCTTTCAACTTAAAGCTTAATAACACCAAGAGTTTACTGCAGatcacagctgagctgcaaagtTTTAATTCAGGTGAGCCCACAGCAACCCTATCGTATTTAAAGAGCCCAAGTAATCCAACATTCTGTGATggtacttctactcagaagtgagtcataCACTCCCAGTAACATTTAAGATACAAAGGAACAACTTAAATCCTGAAACAACCTACACTTGGAcatcatggggagggggcagacttAGCCCCTCTCTGTGCACACCCTTGCCTCCCTGGTTCCTTAGGCAGCAGTAGTTCTGCACAACTGAGCACTTCCCCAAGAAGGTTTCAAAAATGAAACCGTTTTTATACGCAATGCAAATGGATGATGTGCTTTatgttgcatcaggccaaagatTCTTCTGACCCAGTACAGTCTTCTGATATGTGAACAGCTCTCCAGGACCCGGACATTTGTTTTGCCTAACCTTGGCACCACAAATGCATCTTGGTAGCAGTAACGCATCTACCAGGGTGGAGCCTGGAGCCTTCCATAGGCCCAAGGAACATGCTCAGCCCCAAGTTCTGAACTCTCCTCAGAAAGGATGCCAGTAAAACCTCCAGCTGTTTTACAATACCTCTAAGAAAATGGAATACACGCAAACCTTTCAGGAATGAAGTAGACCATACACTGATCTATTTTTTGTTGGCATGAGGAGAGGATACAGAGTAGCCCACTATGGAGCAAGCAGACATAAGCAGTGTGACTGGTTGTATGTTATTCTGCTGAGGATTTGTCTCCAGTGCATCTAGGAACTCAAGTCACTGGATTTCACCAAACTTTCAGGAGAATGCCAGAATTTCCAAGAACTTTCACCGATAAAGCCAAAACACTGCATGACTGCATCTCCGCTTCCCGTTCATCTAGACTTACCCTGCTTGGTATTTGATAAAATTTAGGATCACAGAAAGTGGTATCTAAATATACACTCTGGATGTCTTTCACTCTGAAAGAGAGAATAAGAACACTTGATGTTGTGCTACAAGATGTGTATTTCTCAGAACTTTTTCCATATACAGGTGCGtgttgcttaatgacagggacgtgttctccgatccctgttgttaagcgatTCCATTGTTACAAATACATTCAGAGCACTATATCACATGTTAGTCAATTTCGTACATTACATAGACACTATACTTCATTCAGTCAGCAAAGCGGGTTGAATCGAACAGGATGAAActgtctagcacagtgtttctcaaactgtggattgggacccactaggtgggtcttgagccaatttcaggtgggttcccattcatttcagtattttatttttaatatattcgacttgatactaccattatatgtgactgcatttggggaaatgtgacagactatacttttaacaagctactatgtatattcttttaataatgttagtaaatgggacttactcctgggtaagtgtgggcaggattgcagcctaggattgttaaaaattttcctgcttgattatgtcacttccagtcatgacatcacttctggtgggtcctgacaaattctcattctaaaaaagtgtgtcccggtgccaagtgtgtgagaaccactggtctagcatgTAATATAGCAAGCCTAAGGTGAGGGTGCGCGGGGGCTCCCTAGGAAGGTGTGGCTAGCCCccaggggagagaggtggctgtagctgctcagctccactgcacttgctgcctccctacttgctgcttttcttctgctatgaatgaggtgggtggggcagcgtgaggtggggagggtgtgtgaaacatgaaggggggaggtgggagagaaggctggctgggcagcggtgGAGgcgctgcatctcatcagcacagggcatgctcctggcaggcttcaaagtgggaggcaagcctgacctagagagagcagtgcAGCGccttcctctgcttgggaaagagggagcccagcctgctcttagtgggaagcgggtgtccaaatgccacagcctgcattcctctgtcttgcctggagggaacaggggtggcatctgcatgttggggtgtatgtgtgtgagaatgcccccatctactttggggctgagttgtaatcttgctcagtgtggctgcaatcctatccacactttcctgcgagtaagccccattgactcacatgggacttacttctgagtagacctacataggcttggggtctgtgtcagcttaaccaaggatcttcacctttctcttttccctctcccttcaaaaaagaaaaagccactcttgatcagtcaagctttgcctccaaaaattgattaaaaaataaaaatacccatttcttttcagccagccccctttttcctcctgcctccttgggggggtacttcccatgttggctgctattataagacaaaaggcacaatcctagccaggtctactcagaagtaagccctattgtgttcaatgggacttactcctaggaaagtgaggttaggattgtggccaattGTGACACTCATTGTGTCTCTGAGTCTCAGTTTTACATCAGTTTGCACACGCAAAAAAGTCTTCCCTTCCCcaagcaaattcatcacttctctctctcccccctccctttccaaaaccctccaggtgtgcggctaacaaactcagggcacaatcctaaccaggtctactcagagctaagtcccattttgttcaatggggcttactcttaggtaagtgtggttaagattgcagccctagagtgctggcagctgttttttttgtttctagtatataattataacaccttcatccccattttgggagtaactgaggtgaggtgatgaaatggggagccgtggccggGGAGCTGCgggccggaaaagttcaagaatcACTGTAGTAGGctattggttctcaaactctctggcaATTCGAGAACCAGAGAAAGTCTTTGCAGGGACCGGATGGAAAGCATCAATGTGATTCCCAGAATCACACTGCTGTGGTGTAAGGGTGGCTGTTTTTAACTTAACCTACCTGCTGCCGGGGTCCACAGAGCCCCCTttcagaatgtaaaaaaaaatgactgctaTCCACTtcacaacccagaagtgcatcataatctttttttttacattctacaagctgaggggagccctgcagaggactctgcagggctcccctcaccccctgACTCTGGCAGCAAGTAAAAacacttcccccttcccctacAGCAGCACAATCACGGTGATTGCATGGCTGCTTTCCCTATAACCcctaaagggaaaggggcagtggttctcaggctggtgggtcacaactcaccagtctGAGAATCACTGCAGTAGGCAATTATGTTAGAGCAGAGCttatcatgacaccccagccagggaagctttGCAGTTGCCCTCTTAAGGGTTGGGGTCCCAGTGATGGCAGCAAAGCAACTGGCATTATTGCACTGTTGCTGGGGAGGAAAAGATTTTGTTTACCTTATTGGAAGATTGTTAtgactctccagagggtctgcGGAGCCTTCAACCCCATCTGCAGCCCTCCCGGCAGCTTCAAATCCTGTAATAAGGGGGGGGAAATCATTACCTGTTTTTGTCACGAAATCAGaagtggattttttccccttattaCAGGACTTTAAAACTGCCAGGAGGGCTGCTGatggggttgcaggctccccagaacTTCTGAAGAGCCACAGCAACCTCTAGACAAGCTAAATGAAACCCTTCCCTCCCCGGCAGCGTCATAATTGTCCTGATcgcattgctgcccccccccacccacacaaaaaCTTACAGGCTTCCAAActgtccctgagagtttgggaacttctgtgtTAGGGGATTGCTGCCATTGTAACTGCAGTCGGTCCTTAAGTAGAATGTTGCTAAGCAACGCACACCTGTATAGTATTGCTATCAGTATCCAAAAGATTTTATTTTACCAAATGAGATCCAAATGACATAATAGCAATTCAAGACAACTACTGTGTTCACTGTGACCTTCATTCAGTGGGGAGCGATGCAGGCCTACTAGACACACTGCTTACATTTCATGGACTCCCACACAAACCCAAAACtctttgaaaaataaatgcagtgctaTTATTGCACTGATCCAAGTGCAGGATGTCTTCCACCCCTTCTTACATGGCCAGCGTCCAAGAGCCTCAAAGTGCACCACATTCAGCTTGAGGGGAAACAAGCAGAGTGGTGCCTGAAGGGATGCCCTAAGGCTGGGAAATGAGCATGGCTGGCTCTCCAAGTCCCCATACATGGGTTGGGGAGCATGAACAGAGGCAGACATGGAGAGTGAGCCATTGCACCGGTCAGTCTAACATCAAAGGACAACCCACCAAGCAGGCCAATAGTAAGCCTGCTCTTTGGCATTCACCCCTACTCTAAGTGCCTTCCGGAAGGCTCCTTCTAGTAACCCTGACTTGGAGCACTACCCTACCATTAAAGagactgggctggcacaagtaaCCCTTCCCAGCATGGCTGTCAGGGGCTGTGAGCCAGGATTACATCCATTTGTAAggaacagacagccagccagcaagTGGGTGTCGTGCATTACATTCCAGGCTTTCAAGCACTAACACCAGACGAGTAGATGAGGTCTCCCCAACATGATTTAATGTGGAAGGATCGGAACCTGAGTTTTCACAGTAGTGGAATGCAGTGACGTGGCTTTTCCACCGACCATCCACAGATTAGTAATCTATTGTGCGTGGCTACTGTAGGCAGGGAAGCACCATTTTCAAGCATTTTACCCATCAACCATTATTTACGTAACAAGAAGATCTGCCTGTAATTTTTCTGACTTACTGATTCTGTACGGGATTTCAAAGTACAATGAAGCCCCGCCACAAGAGTTTATGGTTCACTCACCTGTTCCCTGAATGCAAGAGTTCCATTCTGGCTGCTTCTCCCTTTGCAAGTCTGAAATCCCCTGTATACAGTACAGTGCCATTTTCACCTTGAAAAAGAAACCTGGAATACAAGCACATTTTTGCATGtttcagggtacaatcctaaccccttatgtcagtactttcctgcactggcatagtagtgccaatgggacatgtgctgcatcctgcagttgggtgtcactcacggaggcctcctcaaagtaagggattgtttgctcccttacctcagagctgcgttgcccttatatgtcagtgctggaaagcactgacgtaagggatTAGAATCGAGCCCTCAAGTCATTTACATAGAGCTGACCCAACTCAATAGGAAATGTCATATGGCTACGTGCTAGAAACGTGCTTAACATATGACAGTGTTCTTCAGCTTGTGAGTTGAGACCGCAATGAAAGCCTCTTTTGGGAGCCACAggaacctttcaaagcctgtacggcttggatccaatccaatcaagGGACTACCTTAACAAAACCGAGTCCTTGATATAACCCTATACAGCTATCTTGCCCTGCAGcttttaaagctggccctgctcatgctgctacctcacagggttgttgtgaagacacaagtgGTAGGGGGAAACACGTCAGGTGGGGGGCAGGGATAGACTGGGTCCTgtggcaggatcagtggtgggttgccaagctaatttttttttgggggggggtcgtGGCACGAAagagattgaagaccactggtataTAACATTTGTAAAGGCGCTGGTTGCACTTCCCAGAATATCTGAATAAGATAAATGCCGGAAGCCCGTAGACTCCACTAAACTTGGTTTTAATGTTtaggaactcagtggaacttaggaactttttaaaaaagtagtaaaaagtaACAGCAAACTACTTTTAAAAGCAGTTGGCGCCCATGAGTTCCATTTTCCAAGTAGCCTACAAAGGGCAGTTTTGTCAAGAGCTCCTGATGCTGGGGAATGGGGAGCGTCGAGCCTTGGCAAGCTAATTACAAAGAAGCCTTAAAACATTAGTAATGGTTTGCAAAAGCACATTCTTGAGAAACAAAACATCAACTTAGTTTTCATATTTACAACCTTCCCACTGATGAAGGCCCCTACTATTAACTAcatgaaccagaaaaaaaaaatacatacatgaCCGACCCCGGGCAGTGTCCAGCTGGCAGAAGTGTCACAACCAGGTCCTCTTTCTGGAAAGAGAGCGAAAAGATGCACCGTTGACAGCGGACCCTGTTTTACTATGGGAATTAGTTCTAGAGACACCACCAAAGTGTGAAAATATACTTATGCAACTTGAATAACCTATTATATTTTTGGTCATTTGTTCCAAGACCGCAATCCCAACCATAAAACTAAGCCCTCGCTCCCTTAAAACGATGATGATTTAAAGGggatttaaaaggtgcctactaTGTTCACTGGGGCCACTGATACGTTAAAAACGTTTCCTACCAGGCAGAGTCTACTTCAAAGACTTGCAGGCTTTCACTTCAGCTAAACCCTTCCCTCAATACACacacaaggcccaatcctatccaattttccagtgccggtgcagccctgagaaaagggaacaaacattccctgacctggaggaggcctccatggctgtccccctaccagaggatgcagtgcatgcacaaTTGGCACGCCTGCACCAACACTGAAAAGATGgaaaggatttggcccacagCCACCATGCTAAACCTGCTGCTATCGACTGAGATGCCAACAGATAAATCAGTGATTGGCTTATCATTCACAAGTGGGTGGAAATCGTGAGCCCATGGAACAGTGAACAACCTATCACAGCGTGAGCTTTGTCTGTCCCGCAGAGTCTGTCGTGAAGCACTCCAATTGCTTTGTGAGCCCATCACAAAGAAGAGACTCCCCTGTGCAAACCAACAACTGCTAAGTCAATAACCGAGATGGTCGGATGCCACATCAGCGAAGGCTCACGTCGCAGTCCTGTTCACGCGACAGATCTGGAGCAGGGGGAAACAAGGCCATGTCCTCCAGTCCACCCTGCCCTTCACCCCGCATTCCTGACTGCTTACAACCTGTACACAAGCAGCTCCCTGCGCACAGCCAGGGCCCTGCAGATCGGGACTCCGCACAGCAACGCTTCTGTCCGGGAGCACAAGGTCTGCCGGGAGACGCTGCAGTATCTGCCGTGCCGAAGAGGAAGGAACCAGAGCCTTCACAGCAAGCAAGGAAAACGGCTGGGCAGAACAGGGACCCGAAGCCGCTGTCCGAGCAGTCGACGGGCAGCTCCTCTGAGGCGAGGAGGACAGCGAAGACCCTTCCTGCGCACCGGACGTGCCACAGGAGCCTGACGCGGGGAGCTCACCTCGCCAGATGCTTCTTCGACCAGCGAGATCTGGGTGGGTGTCTCGACTTCAAGGGAGACCTGCGCGAGGGAGGAAGGCGTCAGGGCGTGGGGTGGGCGGGGCGCAGCCGCCTCAGAGGGCCTGCTCGATCGCGGGGGTCGGGCGCCGGCACAGTCggagcagcccagcccctctgCACACAGCTCCAGCGCTGCCCCAGCGGCGCCACGGAAGGGCGAGGGGGCTGCcaggagtctgggggaggggaggggagaggagggccgGCGGCCTGAGACTCACGATGTGCCTCTCCCAGAAGCGGTACTTGGGGCTGGTCAGCAGCAGCTCCCTGGTCACGGGCGAGCAGTAGAGGCGCACCTGCAGGCTGGGGAGAAGCGGCCGAGGGGGTGGGTGGCGTGGGGGTGGACGGGGCCCTGTGGGGACGGGGCGGCCTCGGCCCCCTCCCGGCTTCggccccgcccccccccctcccggcttCGGCCCCGCCCCCCCCCTCCCGGCTTCGGCCCCGCCCCCCCCCTCCCGGCTTCGGCCCCGCCCGGCCTCGGCCCGGGCCTCACCTGCAGGCCAGCCTCCTCTTCAGGGACGGCGCGCGCAGGCCCTTCATGTGGTCTGGGAAAGAAGAGAGTCTCCGTTAAGACGGGGGCGGGGCGAagagagggggcggggccaggccCGCACACAGGGGGCGGGGcctccactccccccacccacacacccacccttGTGGCAGTGGCTGAGGAAGAAGGCGCGCGCGCGCAGGTTCTCGCGGTCGAAGCGGTCCACGGACAGCGCCGGGTACTCGCGCATGCGGCCCCCGAAGCTGCTCATCCCGCGGGGCGAGGCGGGCAGgtgcgggcggcggcggcggcggcggaggcgcTGCTCCTCTCCGGCTCGGCGTCTTCCGCAGGCTGCGCCGCGCACCTCTGATTGGTGGGCCGGACGCGCATGCGCAGACGCTCGGCTGGCTGCGACCCTCCCGGCAGCCAATCCCCGCGGAGAAGCGCGACGCCGCTCCTGATTGGCCGCCGCGGACGCGCCCGCCTCGCCTGCCAGTTGGCCGGTCCGCCAGAGGCGCGCCGGCCGTTGCTGGGCGACCGCCGAGGGGGGCGGGAGAGCCGGGCCGCGGAGCACCTGAAGCTCGTCCGCGGGCCGCAGCCCGGAGGCCCGTCCGCGCTCATGGACGGCGAGGAGGCCCCCGGCCGAGCCGCCGCCGGCCAGACCCCCCGCGCCGAGCCCGAGCGCGCGTAAGTGCGCCGCCGCAGGCCCCGCGCCCGCCGGCGCTGCTCAGACCGGAGCCGGGGGGGCTCGGCCTGTCCGCCCAGGCAGAAGCGGGTCCCGAGGGGCCGTCCCGCGCAGCGCGCAGCGCGCAGCACGCCCCGCCCAAGAGGCGCCGCCGGGAGTCTCGGCAGGCCGGGGGAGGCCCGTCCAGGCTCCCGGGGCGGCGCGGCTGTGCCGAGGGGCTGCTGCGCCCGGCGGGGAGGCCTCGAGGCGCGGAGCCGCTTCCCCGCCtcgggctgcagcggtgccggtGGCGGACGGGAGGCCTGAGCCGCGGCGCACTCGGCGctgcctcctcccgcccgcccgcccgccactGACTGCAGCGCTTCTGCCCGCAGGCCGCCCGGCGCCTCCGGAGCCGCAGCCGGCAGCGA from Tiliqua scincoides isolate rTilSci1 chromosome 7, rTilSci1.hap2, whole genome shotgun sequence carries:
- the DCLRE1C gene encoding protein artemis isoform X1 produces the protein MSSFGGRMREYPALSVDRFDRENLRARAFFLSHCHKDHMKGLRAPSLKRRLACSLQVRLYCSPVTRELLLTSPKYRFWERHIVSLEVETPTQISLVEEASGEKEDLVVTLLPAGHCPGSVMFLFQGENGTVLYTGDFRLAKGEAARMELLHSGNRVKDIQSVYLDTTFCDPKFYQIPSREECMKGILELVRSWITLSPYHVVWLNCKAAYGYEYLFTNLSEELGVKVHVNKLDMFKNMPEILCHITTSRHTQIHACRHPRDDEFFRVNRLPCGITSQNGKQLHIISVKPSTMWFGERTRKTNVVVRTGESSYRACFSFHSSYSELKAIMQIA